The DNA region AGCGCACCGGCCGGCACTACGTGCTCGGACGTCGCCTCTTCGAGCTCGGCAACGCGGTGCAGATCTGCCGCCCGCAGGGCATCCGCGAGACGGCGATGCCGCATCTGGCCGAGCTCTACGTGGCCACCGGCAAGACCGTCCACCTCGCCATCCTCGAGGGCACCGACATCGTCATCCTGGAGAAGATCACCGGACGCGGTGGCATCCAGCCTGATACGTACGTCGGCGGGCGAGCGCCCGCAGCCTGCTCCGCCCTCGGCAAGGCGATCCTCTCCTTCAGCGACCGCAACCACATCGCGGCCGTGCTGGAGTCGGGCCTGGTGAGGCGCACCCGCCACTCGCACGGCGACCCGGCGAAGTTCCTCGCCGAGCTCCGCCGCGCCAACAGCGAGCGCATCGCCTTCGACCGCGAGGAGGCCCAGCTCGGCATCGTCTGCGCCGCGGTCCCGATCATGATCGAAGGCCGTGCGATCGCTGCCGTCTCCGTCTCCGGCAGCGCCGCCGGGTTCAACGCCGCCAGCATCACCCGACACCTGCGCCGCGCCGCCGCCGCGATCTCCGACGAGGTCGTCTCCAGCGCCGCCTGACCTCGGCCGAGGCGTCACGTACGTCGGCCGAGGCGTCGGCTAGGTCGGTCGAGGCGTCATGCGCTGACGTCTCGACCTGCCTACCTGACGTCTCGGCCGACGCGGCTGACGTCTCGGCAGGGTCGGGTCAATAGGTGACCACGTGGGCGCCGGCGACCGGGCCCGGGGCGGTCCAGAC from Nocardioides luteus includes:
- a CDS encoding IclR family transcriptional regulator, whose protein sequence is MSVSAIPTLASQHDHEGAPRTTSSATPSATKALQILEAFLGAGPKLGVSEIARTAGLPKSTAFRLLRHLEQSGYVERTGRHYVLGRRLFELGNAVQICRPQGIRETAMPHLAELYVATGKTVHLAILEGTDIVILEKITGRGGIQPDTYVGGRAPAACSALGKAILSFSDRNHIAAVLESGLVRRTRHSHGDPAKFLAELRRANSERIAFDREEAQLGIVCAAVPIMIEGRAIAAVSVSGSAAGFNAASITRHLRRAAAAISDEVVSSAA